In Brassica napus cultivar Da-Ae chromosome C2, Da-Ae, whole genome shotgun sequence, the sequence CAGCTCCTGATGGATAGCCTCGACTTGATCGAGGAAAGACGAGACCAAGCCTTGCTTCGCATTCAAAATTATCAGCAAGCAATGGCACGACACTACAATTCCAAAGTAAGGCCCCGACAGTTCGCCGTAGGGGACCTAGTGCTTAGGAAAGTGTTCGAAGGAACAAAGGAACCGGGAGCTGGAAAGTTAGGaaccaactgggaaggaccctaccgAATTATCCACATAGTACGACCCGGAGTTTACAAACTCCAGAAGGTACGAACCGGGGTACCTGAAATCCGATCGTGGAATGCCACGAACCTCAAAAGATACTATCATTAGGTACCTAAAACCCCTgaactacgtttggcttgatcccttgactgggtacgtaggcaactccGTCATGAGTGCAGCCCCAACCTCTTCTCACCAACCTCCTCACCTAAGCCAAAGGGGCAGGTGTTACCAAGAACACTTAGCCTAAAAATAGTTACTGTGTAAATAATCTGAATCATGTATTCTCTGATATCTGATATTAATAAAACGATTGATTCAGTTTCATAAACATCAAAGGTCTTAAAACCCTCCAAGAAAATTTAGGTCCCCCTAAATCGGGACCTAAGCTCAACAATCTCGAATACATTCAGGTCCCTGAAAACCTGAAcctaaggtcttaaaatccttaatacacccaaaggtcttaaaatccttaacataaactaaggtcttaaaatccttaacaatcagcaaggtcctaaaatccttaacaatcaaccaggtcctaaaatcctaatcaaaaccaaaaggtcttgaaacccttatcaaaatcgaaaggtcttaaaatcctaaaGAATCAGGAAAATCCCGAAATTCCTCAATTCCATCCGTTAAACTTCAAAGGCCTCGAAGTCCTTCGAATTAACTCAGGTCCCTATGAATCTAAATCCAGGTTCCTACGAACCTGAACAACCAGGTCCCAGAACCTTTCGAATCGGACTCAGGTCCCCGAGCTAAAATCAAGAACTTCTCTTTAAGGTTATCACGACCGAATATCCATTAAGCTAAATGCTTATCATAAATTAAGACTAAAGGTCCTAATCCGACTCAACGATGACAGCACACAACTCATCTGAGATTCGCAATCACTATGATTAAATGAAACGAGGTTAagttcaaaaacttaaaacagaaATAATAGCCACGATTTAAACATAAGAAAGGGTTTAAAAGCCTCCCCAGGCTATTGAAATCCAGCAAgtgttaaggtttaaaggcctCCTCAGGCACTAAGTCATAATGCATAACGAAACAAAGCCCTTAGGCCGAAGtcttaaaaacacaaaacataaagcTAAAAGAGCCGTAGCTCtcaatcttccttctcttcctgAATCGGATCACCAGCACCGGCAGGAACTCCCTCATCGACCACATTGCCATCACCTCCTATTGCTGCCTCGACTGGAGCTAAGTCAGGAGCCATCAAACCCAAATTAGAGCCATACTCCCCAGAAAAggatggattaaacatgttaATCTCGAAAGTACCTGAACTCTCCGAGATCTGGGGAAGAGGAAGCTTGCTGACCGAGAAGTCAGAGACTTGAGCCTTCTCATACGCAGTTGTCGCTTCTGGTAATAAGGCCACCAATTGGTTGTACTCCTCTTCAACGCTTTGGATCTTGTTGTTCAGCATATCCTTCAAGAGGTCGGCATTAGCTTGGAGCTCCTGAGCGTACACCAAGGCGTTGACCTCATCTTTCTTCCTAGCAAACTTCTCCTTAACACAGACCAGGATCTTGCCGTAAGCTTCGGCGACTTCTTTCTTCCCTTCCCTGACAGCCAGCTTGACTTCAGCTTCCTTGTTCTTCTGGCTATCCTGGGATGAGGCAATGAGCTCACGTACTTGATGCTCAGCTATCTTTCGAGCAGCCTCCAAATCATTGATCCTCCTGCTCTTCACCTGGATATCGAGCTTTTGACTCTCGATCTCTCCTTGCTGAGCATCGGCCTTCGAGCCTAGCCTCGTCACTTCGGCTTCGAGTTCAGAAATTCGAACCCGGGCTTGGTCAAGATCGGCTTTGGCTGCCTTAACCATCTCGGTAACCTCAGCAAGTTCACCAGCATTGGGGGCAGCACACAGAGCATTCTCAAACCTGAGCTGGGCCCTGTTAACAGCCCCAGCCAACTgcaataaatccaaaaaatatatatatcatcgtctCCAAAGAATGTAAACAAAGAACAGATAGAGATCACGTACCTGACCCATACAGTGAGCAATATCGAGATACTCATCTCGGTTAGTCAGGTCCTTGAGCGCTGGAAGGGGACATCCCACGCTCTTCAGGTGCCTCATTATCGCAGCTAGGCCCCAAGAGTCGTCCAGGATCGACCCAGGCTTCGAATGGGTAAAGCTCCACCCAACAGTCCCTCCtctagaggacgaggaagaagaacggGTGGGAGCTCCGCCCTGATCGGTCCTGGGCCTCTTGTGTCTCGACGGCTCGACCTCAGAGGTACCCTTCGGAGCCTGGTAGTCAGCCTCCGGCACCTGGACCTCAGGGAGAGGAGCAGCATCCTGAGCTACAACCTCAGTTGGAGTAGTCTCGACAACAGGTTTGGATCCTCCGTCGTCCAAAACTTCCTTCATTGAGATAAGGAACGATCCTCCTTGGTTCCTGTCGCTTCCACGAGAAGCACTGGCAGCTTTAGAGGGGTTACCCCTAGAACGGAATGATGGTCGCAGAGTCATGTCACCTGGCTGAGACTTTTCAGTTCCCGAAGCACTAGCACCAGTTGAGATCGATACAACTGAATCGCCTGCCGAAACTGGAACAATGGAAATCCTTAAGTTTAAAAACTTCAAAGcgataaaatcattaaaaaggtTCGAACAAGAACTTACTCTCAAGGTTCTCAGCAGGAATGGGATCTTGGAAAGAGGCGTTGTAGGTATCTGGGAATCTGGCTGCACTTATTCGAGAAGTGGTGTAGGCTACCCAGGTACAGGGACTCTGCTGCAACTTGCGGTATAGAGCTCTGGTGAGCTTGGTAGAGAGCTTCGGAGGATCTTCGATTTCTGCAAGTAAATCAGAGCAAAAAGGTTACTCGGCCATAAATGAATAAAACGGAAAAAGCATATCCCTAGAATTCCTAACCAGATGGATTAGTCCAAGTGACCCTAAGGTTCCGACCCACAGGAACCGTCGAAGGATCAACTTTAACGTAAAAATACTTCTTCCTCCAGTCATCATCACTACTAGAGAATCTGAAGATAACATGATTGGGACGACTAGGGAGGTAGTAGGTCCCGGTACCACCCTCCTTAGAGGCGCTTTCCTTCAGGGAAAAGAGGCTCATAAGTTCGGTAAGACCGACGCTAACCCCCTCCTCTTTGGACCTAGTGATAAAGCCGTTTATCACCCGGATAACCGAGGGACAGAGTTGGGAAAGGGCTAACTGATAATGATCTAGTAGATCAAGCAGTAGGGTCGGAAGAGGAAATCTCAAGTGAGACTTGGAGATGTACTTCTCATGGCAACAGAACCAACCCTCCGGAGCGGTCTCGGGGGTTTCGTCGGAATTACAGGCACGGCCAAGCTCCTTTTGGCCGAGAGCTTGAACCATGAGGTTAACCACGTCTTGATTTTTCAGCAACGAAGGCGAGAGAGGACTGCTCCCGCTAGAATCGTCTTTCTTCTTCCGTTTAGAAACTCTGGTCGCGATTGCCTCCCTGGCTGTCTTTTTCCCCTTCCTCATCTTGGCTCCGACTTCTTGCTTAACTTTCAGTAGTTTAGCTCCAGAAGCAGAGGGAGGCATCCCGGATTCCCCGGAACCTTCTTTCGGATGATCCATAGTATGGGAAGGTTAAGGAGAAAATCGATTGCAAGGTTTGGGAGAGAATTTGCAGAGAAAAGTAACGAGGAAGataaagagagaggagagaagttACCTTGAAAACCGAACGGAGGCGTGGAGAAAGTGGGAGGCTAGCAGTTAATGTTCACCGCTTTATATCCTATCACCTCTCGAGATTCGGAAAAGTCATTTCAAACCCTCTCCATCTGAACCGTAGATTCTGCCAAACGTAATAAAGACCGTTAGATCGAGTAAGCTGAATCTAAATAGGATAAGAACTAATCATTATCTTAACGAAAAGATAAGATCGATAGCTAGATTCTAGCTTCCGAGACAAAGGATTTTATTCGGAAGCTGGGGGCAACTGTTGGACCCGAATATGACCCTCAGGTGAGGTACCGATAAGCGTGAGCTAGCATGTGGGTTGCGATAAGCCCATCATAACAAAGGGAGCTGAAAGCCGAGCTGACGACTGGACCTGGGAGACATCATAGCAGAGGTCACGACAGAAAGTGAGCTAACAccttaagagactcggtcaagaGGAGCCTAAAGCGAGTTCCGTAATTGAAGCCGAATATCTCGGAGAACAGTTGAAGGGTTGCCAACGAAACCTAGACTATATAAAGAcggagaagataaaagacaagccatctcttttccatatatcaacttttgtactagattaaaagcattacgtattctttagtaatcatctcaagatacattcctttgtattcatcatctttcaactcatcaataaaatcatattcattcttcaagtttatttacgggattcagcccacgattctcattcatctctcttgacctaacctaaatctaagaagtGAAACCTTGTCTCTCACAACCACCACCATTGATTGGCATGCGAGGCTCAGCCACCCATCACTATCTATTATCTCTGAATTTTCTTTGCCTGTTTCAGATTCTATTTCCCAAACACTTTGCTGTCGTGATTGCTTATTGAATAAAAGTCAGAAACTTCCTTTCTCTAAAACTACAATATCCTCAACTCATCCTCTCCAATACCTTTTCACAGACCTATGGATCTCCCATATACTCTTTATTGACAATTACAAATACTACTTAGTAATTGTTGATCACTACTCACGATATGTGTGGTTGTTCCCACTTAAACTCAAATCTCAAGTTCGTGAGACGTCATTCATTTGTTTCACCAACCTCGTCGAAAATCGTTTCCAAAGAAAAATTGGTACCTTATTctcagataatggtggagaatttATTGCTCTACGTGACTTCCTCTCTTCTAAAGGCATCTCTCATCTTACTTCTCCTCCTCATACCCCCGAACATAATGGTCTCGCAGAACGCCGTCATCGCCACATAGTCGAAACTGGCCTAATTCTATTCTCCCGAGCCTCAATACCAAACACTTATTGGAGTTATGCTTTCGCAGCTGCTGTATACCTCATAAACAAAATGCCTACGCCAACTCTATCTCTCAAATCCCCTTACCAAACTCTTTTCCAGACCACACCAAACTACAACAAACTTCGCATATTTGGGTGCCTCTGTTTTCCAAGGCTTCGTCCCTATGTGAACCACAAACTCGAACCGCGTTCCAAACCATGTGTGCAACTGGGATATTCTCTAACCCAAAGTGCATACATCTGCCTCGAACCAATCCAAAACCGCATATACATATCCAGGCATGTCCGCTTTGATGAATCAAAATTCCCTTACCAATCCCTCATCCTCCCCAATAATAGCACAACCACCGAAATTGCTTTCGTTCCCATTATCACCACCATCCCGTTGCCACTTGTAGACGCTCAGCCATCTGCTACACCACCGCTGCAATCTGGACCCTCCGGCTCAGCCTCCTCGCCTATGAACAACGATCAGATTCAGATGTCTGACCAGTCGAGCCCAGCGATAAGCATAATTCCTCAGGAATCATCGTCGTCATCTTCTCAACTCTCTCCCTCGTCGACAAGTTCTGGTTCTACTGAGTCAACTCATCAACTCCAACCAGGCCCAACAACCCAAAACCAAGAAGCC encodes:
- the LOC106428479 gene encoding uncharacterized protein LOC106428479 isoform X1, which translates into the protein MTLRPSFRSRGNPSKAASASRGSDRNQGGSFLISMKEVLDDGGSKPVVETTPTEVVAQDAAPLPEVQVPEADYQAPKGTSEVEPSRHKRPRTDQGGAPTRSSSSSSRGGTVGWSFTHSKPGSILDDSWGLAAIMRHLKSVGCPLPALKDLTNRDEYLDIAHCMGQLAGAVNRAQLRFENALCAAPNAGELAEVTEMVKAAKADLDQARVRISELEAEVTRLGSKADAQQGEIESQKLDIQVKSRRINDLEAARKIAEHQVRELIASSQDSQKNKEAEVKLAVREGKKEVAEAYGKILVCVKEKFARKKDEVNALVYAQELQANADLLKDMLNNKIQSVEEEYNQLVALLPEATTAYEKAQVSDFSVSKLPLPQISESSAPVEAAIGGDGNVVDEGVPAGAGDPIQEEKED
- the LOC106428479 gene encoding uncharacterized protein LOC106428479 isoform X2 produces the protein MTLRPSFRSRGNPSKAASASRGSDRNQGGSFLISMKEVLDDGGSKPVVETTPTEVVAQDAAPLPEVQVPEADYQAPKGTSEVEPSRHKRPRTDQGGAPTRSSSSSSRGGTVGWSFTHSKPGSILDDSWGLAAIMRHLKSVGCPLPALKDLTNRDEYLDIAHCMGQLAGAVNRAQLRFENALCAAPNAGELAEVTEMVKAAKADLDQARVRISELEAEVTRLGSKADAQQGEIESQKLDIQVKSRRINDLEAARKIAEHQVRELIASSQDSQKNKEAEVKLAVREGKKEVAEAYGKILVCVKEKFARKKDEVNALVYAQELQANADLLKDMLNNKIQSVEEEYNQLVALLPEATTAYEKAQVSDFSVSKLPLPQISESSVEAAIGGDGNVVDEGVPAGAGDPIQEEKED